One stretch of Candidatus Bathyarchaeia archaeon DNA includes these proteins:
- a CDS encoding DEAD/DEAH box helicase translates to MQEASENVFELLVKPVRRLVEQKGFPKPTEPQEKTIPKILEGKNVLLISPTATGKTEAAFLPVLSMLLQAPKTPGIKALYVTPLRALNRDMLERLTWWCNNLDIRLAVRHGDTDSKERVRQSRSPPDILITTPETLQSILSGWLLRQSLQSLRWVIIDEVHELSDSKRGSQLSLALERIRNLIGKDFQMIGLSATIGSPETVAQFLVGSQRPVEIVRVSVAKMVKLQILFPKPTEDDARLAGKLFTHPEVAARLRVIREYMLKHKSVLLFTNTRSISEVLASRLKVWDMNFPVSIHHGSLAKPSRLAAETGLKSGELKGLIATSSLELGIDVGRIDLVIQYMSPRQVTRLIQRVGRAGHSYGHVARGVIIGMDSDDTLEALVIANRALKEEMETVVVPPKPYDALTHQVAGLLLKTRRLDFYEILRVCQNAFPYADLTMDDVEKVLKYMHTRFPRLAWVSVEDKVALKPSRSKALFEYYFDNLSMIPVEKQFLVIDQTTESSVGVLDEAFMAEYGKVGTKFIIRGSPWQIAHVTDDKVYVRPEEDPSGSIPSWIGEEIPVPFEVAQGVAQIRGFVEEKLQGGFSVEQTAGLLAETYPADAQTITRALSETAEQVNAGIPVPTPSRIVFEDWGEFVIIHSNFGSLINRALAQFLGQVLSDKLGFGIVVQHDPYRIFVQTMGRADVIRLIEVFDELKGMPEQTVKETLTKSTIKTGLFKRRVIHVARRFGALKKWADFSNVSLQKLIQSFEGTPIYEEGLKEVFTKDLDADGLARVLKQVGSGEIQLLPVDNQGNPTPVARTGIERVSMKTDLIPPERMRAVLIESAKARLLNETGNFICTNCWNYAEMIRVADLPDRPQCPRCGSSALGLLKVEEEKVDPLIEKQGQKLTKDEEKLRTIAEDTAKLIEQFGKPAAVALSARKVKAAEVRDVLEKEPKLTDRFYELVMDVERKTLSKRFG, encoded by the coding sequence TTGCAAGAAGCTTCTGAGAACGTTTTTGAGTTACTCGTAAAACCTGTTCGAAGGCTTGTGGAACAAAAGGGGTTTCCAAAACCCACCGAGCCCCAAGAGAAAACCATACCCAAAATCTTGGAAGGCAAAAACGTCCTCTTAATTTCACCCACCGCCACCGGCAAAACCGAAGCTGCATTTTTGCCTGTGCTCAGTATGCTTCTTCAGGCACCCAAGACACCAGGCATCAAAGCACTGTATGTTACGCCGTTGCGGGCACTAAACCGCGACATGCTAGAACGGTTGACATGGTGGTGTAACAACTTGGATATTCGGTTGGCGGTGCGGCATGGCGACACGGACTCAAAAGAGCGGGTGCGTCAGTCCCGAAGCCCCCCCGACATTCTGATAACTACGCCTGAAACGTTGCAGTCTATCCTTTCGGGGTGGCTTTTAAGGCAGTCTCTGCAAAGCCTCCGATGGGTAATCATCGATGAGGTCCATGAGCTTTCGGACAGCAAACGTGGCAGCCAACTCTCCCTCGCGTTGGAACGTATCCGAAACCTCATCGGCAAAGATTTTCAGATGATTGGACTTTCTGCCACCATCGGCAGCCCCGAAACTGTGGCTCAGTTTCTTGTTGGCTCCCAGCGTCCGGTGGAAATTGTGCGGGTCTCAGTCGCCAAGATGGTAAAGCTGCAGATTCTCTTTCCCAAACCCACTGAGGATGATGCGCGTTTAGCGGGGAAGCTGTTTACGCATCCTGAAGTGGCAGCAAGGCTGCGGGTAATCCGAGAGTACATGCTTAAACACAAATCAGTTTTGCTGTTCACCAACACCCGCTCCATTAGCGAAGTGTTGGCAAGCAGACTCAAAGTTTGGGACATGAACTTTCCCGTCAGCATCCACCACGGCAGCCTCGCCAAGCCCAGCCGCCTTGCCGCAGAGACGGGGCTAAAAAGTGGGGAACTGAAGGGGTTAATTGCAACCAGCAGCCTCGAGTTGGGCATTGATGTGGGCAGAATCGACTTAGTTATCCAGTACATGAGCCCGCGGCAGGTAACGCGGCTTATTCAGCGGGTTGGCAGGGCAGGGCACAGTTATGGGCATGTGGCGCGGGGCGTAATAATTGGCATGGACAGCGACGACACGCTTGAAGCCCTCGTAATCGCAAACCGCGCTCTCAAGGAGGAGATGGAGACAGTGGTAGTTCCCCCTAAACCCTACGACGCATTGACCCATCAGGTTGCGGGTTTGCTTTTGAAAACGCGGCGGTTAGACTTTTACGAAATCCTGAGGGTTTGCCAAAACGCTTTTCCATACGCAGACTTAACCATGGATGATGTAGAGAAAGTCCTCAAGTACATGCATACGCGGTTTCCAAGGCTTGCGTGGGTTAGCGTTGAGGATAAGGTGGCTCTTAAGCCCTCCCGAAGCAAGGCGCTTTTTGAGTACTACTTTGATAACTTGTCGATGATTCCTGTGGAGAAGCAGTTCTTGGTCATTGACCAAACTACGGAAAGCAGCGTGGGCGTGTTGGATGAGGCGTTCATGGCTGAGTATGGAAAGGTGGGAACCAAATTTATCATTCGAGGTAGCCCCTGGCAGATTGCTCATGTGACTGACGATAAGGTGTACGTGCGTCCCGAGGAGGACCCCAGCGGCAGCATTCCCAGCTGGATTGGAGAGGAAATTCCTGTGCCCTTTGAGGTTGCCCAGGGGGTGGCACAAATCCGCGGGTTCGTGGAGGAAAAACTTCAAGGCGGTTTTTCGGTGGAGCAAACCGCGGGTTTGCTGGCGGAGACGTATCCTGCTGACGCTCAAACCATTACCCGTGCGTTAAGTGAGACTGCCGAGCAAGTCAACGCAGGTATTCCTGTGCCAACGCCCAGCCGCATTGTGTTTGAGGATTGGGGCGAATTCGTAATTATCCACAGCAACTTTGGAAGCTTAATCAACCGTGCTTTGGCGCAGTTTTTAGGGCAAGTTCTCAGCGACAAACTGGGATTTGGCATCGTCGTGCAGCATGACCCCTACCGAATTTTTGTGCAGACCATGGGACGAGCCGACGTCATCCGCCTCATCGAAGTTTTTGATGAGCTAAAAGGCATGCCCGAGCAAACGGTTAAAGAAACGCTCACTAAATCCACAATCAAGACAGGACTTTTCAAACGCCGCGTGATTCATGTTGCCCGCAGGTTTGGTGCCCTAAAAAAATGGGCTGACTTTAGTAACGTGAGCCTGCAAAAGCTTATCCAAAGCTTTGAGGGCACACCCATCTACGAAGAGGGCTTAAAAGAGGTCTTCACCAAAGACCTTGACGCCGACGGCTTGGCAAGGGTTCTAAAACAGGTGGGCAGCGGGGAAATCCAGCTTTTGCCCGTGGACAACCAAGGTAACCCCACACCTGTGGCGCGAACAGGCATCGAGAGGGTCAGCATGAAAACCGACCTTATCCCGCCTGAACGGATGCGGGCAGTTCTTATTGAATCCGCCAAGGCAAGGCTACTTAACGAGACAGGAAACTTCATTTGCACCAACTGTTGGAACTACGCGGAAATGATTCGCGTAGCTGACCTCCCCGACCGACCCCAATGCCCTCGATGCGGCAGTTCAGCTTTGGGGTTGTTAAAGGTGGAAGAGGAAAAAGTGGACCCGCTCATCGAGAAACAAGGTCAAAAGCTTACCAAAGACGAAGAAAAACTGCGCACCATCGCCGAAGACACCGCAAAGCTGATTGAACAGTTTGGGAAGCCAGCAGCGGTAGCTTTGAGCGCGCGAAAAGTGAAGGCTGCAGAGGTTAGGGATGTGCTGGAAAAGGAGCCCAAGTTAACGGACCGTTTTTACGAGTTGGTTATGGATGTGGAAAGAAAAACGTTAAGCAAACGTTTCGGTTAA
- a CDS encoding TATA-box-binding protein, translated as MPKNKPVITIENVVASATLNQKVDLNAVVKGYPGVEYRPEQFPGLVFRLKRPKTATLIFNSGKMVCTGAKSEKEARRAVMKVVKELKKGGIIIISKPELKIQNIVASASLGGMIDLEKAAFTLGRTMYEPEQFPGLIYRMADPKVVILLFASGKLVCTGAKKEEDVYVAVDQLHLLLENKLLIFYDD; from the coding sequence ATGCCCAAGAACAAACCTGTAATAACCATCGAAAACGTCGTTGCATCAGCTACGCTAAACCAGAAAGTTGACCTCAACGCTGTTGTCAAAGGCTACCCTGGTGTGGAATATCGTCCAGAACAGTTCCCAGGATTAGTTTTTAGGCTTAAACGTCCAAAGACCGCCACTTTGATTTTTAATTCGGGAAAGATGGTTTGTACAGGCGCGAAGAGTGAAAAAGAAGCACGACGCGCTGTTATGAAAGTTGTGAAAGAACTGAAAAAAGGCGGCATTATAATCATCAGCAAACCTGAACTTAAAATTCAAAACATTGTTGCCTCCGCTAGTCTTGGCGGAATGATTGACTTGGAAAAAGCTGCCTTCACGCTTGGAAGAACGATGTATGAGCCTGAACAGTTTCCAGGCTTAATTTACCGTATGGCTGACCCTAAAGTTGTAATTTTGCTGTTTGCCAGCGGGAAACTTGTATGTACTGGTGCTAAAAAGGAAGAAGATGTTTACGTAGCCGTAGACCAGTTGCATCTGCTGCTGGAAAACAAGCTGCTTATATTTTACGACGACTAA
- the rnz gene encoding ribonuclease Z, with protein sequence MSLRVVFLGTSAAVPTAKRSLPAVLLQRGNEQLLFDCGEAVQRQMITAKTGLHKGMHIFITHLHGDHVLGLPGLLQTMALMNRQKPVDVYGPVGLARFLECTRETLQFQLTFEVTVHEFEGSGVVCDQEEYTVSATPTNHSMVSFGYAFEEKPRAGKFHPEKAQALGVPLGEAWSLLQRGVDFVLPDGRVVKTEEVSEAPRKGRKIVYSGDTKPFEAFAAFAADADLVIHEATFEDALKERADVDGHSTPSQAAAQAKAADAKLLVLTHISARYTDTELLLEQAKKVFPNTIVAQDFLELELPLSK encoded by the coding sequence ATGAGTTTACGTGTGGTTTTCTTGGGGACAAGCGCGGCGGTTCCAACGGCGAAGAGAAGTTTACCAGCAGTTCTGCTGCAGCGGGGCAATGAGCAGTTGCTGTTTGACTGCGGCGAAGCAGTACAGCGGCAAATGATAACCGCCAAAACAGGGTTGCATAAAGGCATGCACATCTTCATTACGCATTTACATGGGGACCACGTGTTGGGTTTGCCGGGGCTTTTGCAGACAATGGCGTTGATGAATAGGCAAAAACCTGTGGATGTTTATGGTCCTGTGGGGTTAGCGCGTTTTTTGGAGTGTACGCGGGAGACGCTTCAGTTTCAGCTTACCTTTGAGGTCACCGTGCATGAGTTTGAGGGTTCAGGCGTGGTTTGTGACCAAGAGGAATACACAGTTTCTGCGACCCCCACTAATCACTCGATGGTAAGCTTTGGTTACGCGTTTGAGGAAAAGCCTCGTGCAGGAAAGTTCCACCCAGAAAAAGCCCAAGCATTGGGTGTTCCGTTGGGTGAAGCTTGGAGCTTGCTGCAGCGTGGCGTGGACTTTGTTTTGCCTGATGGGCGCGTGGTGAAAACTGAGGAGGTTTCGGAGGCGCCAAGGAAAGGCAGAAAAATCGTTTATTCAGGTGACACAAAGCCTTTTGAGGCGTTTGCAGCGTTTGCGGCGGATGCGGATTTGGTTATTCATGAAGCCACTTTTGAAGACGCTTTAAAGGAGAGGGCGGATGTGGATGGGCATTCGACGCCAAGCCAAGCGGCAGCACAAGCTAAAGCGGCAGATGCCAAGCTGCTTGTCTTAACCCACATAAGCGCACGATACACGGATACGGAGCTACTTTTAGAGCAGGCAAAAAAGGTTTTCCCCAACACCATAGTCGCGCAGGACTTTTTAGAGTTAGAGCTGCCCTTAAGCAAATAG
- a CDS encoding MBL fold metallo-hydrolase, giving the protein MPVDKVPEKNSIIFVCINNYSGVLLKTPSKTVLIDPVDVKTKNFPQLDAILITHEHYDHLDQRLIAEIQKNTGCKVIADATSAKKLKLLVPPESLIKTQAGDKNMLGEVRIETENCKHQAATPVTYIITSEDDLKVWHTADSMPFPEMAKIGLKDDLDVVFCTVGIALGASAEKGSEIAWLTKPKVAVPYHSSSVESQRKFAQILRKELPKTTCVVPEVNKIYQVSRGEKKS; this is encoded by the coding sequence ATGCCCGTTGATAAGGTTCCGGAAAAAAACAGCATCATATTCGTATGTATTAACAATTATTCGGGCGTACTCCTGAAGACCCCGTCAAAAACTGTACTCATTGACCCCGTGGACGTGAAAACAAAAAATTTTCCCCAACTAGACGCAATTCTGATAACCCACGAACACTACGACCACTTGGACCAGCGGCTAATTGCAGAAATCCAGAAAAACACTGGATGCAAAGTCATCGCTGATGCAACATCAGCCAAAAAACTCAAACTGTTAGTCCCCCCCGAAAGCCTCATAAAAACTCAAGCCGGCGACAAAAACATGCTCGGCGAAGTTAGGATTGAAACGGAAAACTGCAAACACCAAGCAGCCACCCCCGTCACTTATATAATAACCAGTGAGGACGACTTGAAAGTTTGGCACACCGCGGATAGCATGCCTTTTCCAGAGATGGCCAAAATCGGCTTAAAAGATGACTTGGATGTTGTTTTCTGCACTGTAGGGATTGCATTGGGAGCTTCAGCAGAAAAAGGAAGCGAAATCGCGTGGTTAACCAAGCCCAAAGTGGCAGTTCCCTACCATAGCAGCTCAGTCGAAAGCCAAAGAAAGTTTGCCCAAATCCTACGTAAAGAACTCCCAAAAACCACCTGTGTCGTTCCGGAAGTAAACAAGATTTATCAGGTCTCCCGAGGAGAGAAAAAATCTTGA
- a CDS encoding cyclopropane-fatty-acyl-phospholipid synthase family protein, whose translation MFIAPFVPSPMPVVQHMLELANLKPGEILFDLGSGDGRAVIMAAKTFGAKAVGVEMREDLAKRAVNVIHDNGLSDRVTIVNGDMFKVDLTSADVVYLYLTTSANEKVKPKMEAELKKGVRVVSHDYEVVGWKPVKVDNFVENPSLGYPSHTIYLYHKQ comes from the coding sequence ATGTTTATTGCACCCTTCGTTCCAAGTCCAATGCCTGTGGTGCAGCATATGCTTGAACTTGCCAATTTGAAGCCAGGCGAAATTCTTTTTGATTTAGGCTCTGGCGACGGACGAGCAGTAATTATGGCGGCGAAAACTTTTGGGGCTAAAGCTGTGGGCGTTGAAATGCGGGAAGATTTGGCTAAACGTGCAGTAAACGTGATTCATGACAATGGCTTAAGTGACCGCGTAACAATAGTGAACGGGGACATGTTCAAGGTTGATTTGACCTCAGCGGATGTGGTTTACCTTTATTTGACGACCAGTGCTAACGAGAAGGTTAAGCCGAAAATGGAAGCGGAACTGAAAAAAGGTGTTCGGGTTGTGAGCCACGACTATGAGGTTGTTGGCTGGAAGCCCGTGAAGGTTGATAATTTCGTGGAGAACCCTTCGTTAGGGTATCCGTCTCACACGATTTACCTTTATCACAAGCAATAA
- a CDS encoding ribose-phosphate diphosphokinase has translation MKIIVGPASQELGEKISQLTGYEKVPVASRIFPDGESYIRLEGTVEGEEGAIVQTTCAPQDTRLLQLAFMAAAAKRNGATKVLVVTPYLGYARQDKIFLQGENISIETLAAMLKAAGIDQLLTINVHSEPALEKFPFPAKTLTAIPQLAQYFVEKGIQNAFALAPDKGAMYIAQQAQAVLGGEVGHLEKHRDRYTGKTTQTAAHLNVQGKTVIIFDDIISTGGTIVGAAQILREQGAAHVYTACVHGLFIGDAEKRILDAGVEEIVSTDSVPSHLSKVSLAPLIADALKAQR, from the coding sequence GTGAAGATTATTGTTGGACCCGCCTCGCAGGAGCTAGGCGAAAAAATCTCCCAACTAACAGGTTACGAAAAAGTCCCCGTGGCTTCAAGAATTTTCCCCGACGGCGAAAGCTACATCCGCCTCGAAGGCACCGTTGAAGGCGAAGAGGGGGCAATTGTGCAAACCACGTGCGCGCCACAGGACACACGGCTTTTGCAGTTGGCGTTTATGGCTGCAGCGGCAAAACGCAATGGAGCCACAAAAGTTCTCGTTGTCACGCCCTACTTGGGTTATGCTCGGCAAGACAAAATTTTTCTACAGGGCGAAAACATAAGCATTGAAACCTTAGCCGCCATGCTCAAAGCCGCTGGAATCGACCAACTTCTGACCATAAACGTTCACTCCGAACCTGCACTGGAAAAGTTTCCCTTCCCAGCCAAAACTTTGACTGCCATTCCTCAGCTTGCGCAGTACTTTGTGGAAAAAGGCATTCAAAACGCGTTTGCCCTTGCACCAGACAAAGGCGCCATGTACATTGCCCAGCAAGCTCAAGCGGTTTTAGGCGGTGAAGTAGGGCACTTGGAGAAGCATCGTGACCGCTACACCGGCAAAACTACCCAAACCGCAGCCCACCTAAATGTGCAAGGTAAAACGGTGATTATTTTCGACGACATCATCAGCACCGGCGGAACAATCGTTGGTGCCGCACAGATTTTGCGTGAACAAGGTGCAGCCCACGTTTACACTGCTTGTGTGCACGGCTTGTTTATTGGCGACGCCGAAAAACGCATCCTTGACGCGGGTGTGGAAGAAATCGTTTCAACCGACAGCGTCCCAAGCCACCTGAGCAAGGTTTCGTTGGCGCCGTTGATTGCAGACGCGTTGAAGGCGCAACGTTAG
- a CDS encoding winged helix-turn-helix domain-containing protein: MSKPENAVFETPILVLLILTKGAESRRNILVTLLSGPKNCNRIAKEVHLDWWTVQKHLRHLKKENLVKRSEFGNSKFYSLSPKGEVIIRTFLQRCTDPKKIP; the protein is encoded by the coding sequence ATGAGCAAGCCTGAGAACGCCGTATTTGAAACACCGATTTTAGTCTTACTTATCCTCACTAAAGGTGCTGAATCAAGAAGGAACATTTTGGTTACTCTGCTTTCTGGTCCCAAAAACTGTAATCGCATAGCAAAAGAAGTTCATTTGGACTGGTGGACTGTCCAAAAACATCTTCGCCATCTAAAGAAAGAAAACTTGGTAAAAAGGTCAGAGTTTGGAAATTCAAAGTTCTATAGCCTTTCACCCAAAGGTGAAGTTATTATACGAACATTTTTGCAAAGATGCACGGACCCGAAAAAGATACCCTAA
- a CDS encoding chorismate-binding protein has product MAKCPKCGADVSKPKKTWKMAGRPDKAGKRMQLEIGLFECPKCHATFREVLSKKKI; this is encoded by the coding sequence ATGGCAAAATGTCCCAAATGCGGAGCCGACGTTTCCAAACCAAAGAAAACTTGGAAAATGGCTGGAAGACCAGACAAAGCCGGCAAACGCATGCAACTAGAAATCGGGCTCTTCGAATGCCCCAAGTGCCACGCTACCTTCCGCGAAGTTCTAAGCAAAAAGAAAATTTAG
- a CDS encoding rhodanese-like domain-containing protein, whose translation MLKIMEFRKLVTAVLLSALMLSMLVLVQPALATPKLVDSQDITVQQAYDMIKHQSTRGSIIILDVRNENEYNLNHLYGAISIPLDELEIRTNELDMDAKIIVYCGSGGRSAIASKILTDQGFDGVYNMIGGITAWIQAEYPAYITSHNVAVDTTGENGVNIEMEPLLMLTDCVLCKTSQGCQDASEITNIQITPLYEGADYTVTMVTYELNGTLLEFTITESVLWHYSNNTNGVSEAANFSMITITSNVASLQYYSLDYLLQHAEYNFTIATNLTPLDAKTYNSSVTIVNFVPVEASKILSLDLAEINSTVTLSQLYNTLDEVATKIGQAYIKEGQKNNEAKLEQLGQNYQLMATELSRFSRIVQEQLPQYDKEILNNLAVLIDPEPECTLCQVALPLLTMGCIGICFLFPPICAYCATLVYYYLVLEFSAAIACAAAGLCP comes from the coding sequence ATGTTAAAAATTATGGAGTTTAGAAAATTGGTTACCGCCGTACTGTTATCAGCTCTAATGCTTTCGATGCTGGTATTAGTACAACCTGCTCTCGCAACGCCTAAACTGGTCGACTCCCAAGACATCACTGTACAACAAGCCTACGATATGATTAAGCATCAATCTACAAGAGGCTCAATCATCATTTTAGACGTTAGGAATGAAAATGAATACAACCTTAACCATTTGTACGGGGCCATTTCAATCCCTCTTGATGAACTTGAAATACGAACAAATGAGCTTGATATGGACGCCAAAATAATTGTTTATTGTGGGTCTGGTGGAAGAAGCGCGATAGCATCTAAAATCCTTACAGATCAGGGCTTCGACGGCGTCTACAACATGATTGGCGGAATAACAGCGTGGATACAAGCTGAATACCCAGCTTACATTACATCTCACAATGTAGCCGTGGACACAACTGGCGAAAACGGAGTTAATATTGAAATGGAACCTTTGTTAATGCTAACGGACTGTGTCTTATGCAAAACAAGTCAAGGGTGCCAAGACGCCAGTGAAATAACTAACATTCAGATTACCCCCCTGTATGAGGGAGCAGATTACACAGTAACTATGGTAACGTATGAACTCAACGGAACATTGCTTGAGTTTACAATCACTGAAAGTGTATTGTGGCATTATAGCAACAATACTAATGGTGTGAGCGAAGCGGCAAATTTCTCCATGATTACAATCACTAGTAACGTGGCGTCGCTACAGTATTACAGCCTTGATTATTTGCTCCAACATGCGGAATACAATTTTACAATAGCTACTAATCTCACACCGCTGGACGCAAAGACTTACAACAGCTCCGTTACTATCGTAAACTTCGTACCAGTTGAAGCATCTAAAATCCTCTCTCTGGACCTCGCAGAAATTAACTCTACTGTCACGTTATCACAGTTGTATAACACACTTGATGAAGTAGCTACAAAGATAGGCCAAGCTTACATTAAAGAGGGACAGAAGAACAACGAAGCAAAACTCGAGCAGCTTGGTCAAAACTATCAGCTAATGGCTACGGAACTTAGCCGCTTTTCTAGAATAGTGCAAGAACAACTGCCACAATACGATAAAGAAATCCTTAACAATTTAGCAGTATTGATAGACCCCGAACCCGAATGCACACTATGTCAAGTTGCGCTTCCTCTTCTCACAATGGGCTGTATCGGCATATGTTTTCTGTTTCCACCAATATGTGCCTACTGTGCTACACTTGTTTACTACTACCTTGTACTAGAGTTTAGCGCCGCCATAGCCTGTGCCGCAGCTGGTCTCTGTCCATAG
- a CDS encoding DNA methyltransferase, protein MAKLFFLVSGEFESLSFSELQAILQAEGYAYSVTDKLDQILRLTADGECVVQVHRRSAYTRVCAEELFVCDANEPAITEAVASANFQSVLCEGETFEVRIRRIKEYATKEATMHHERLLGKLILQNAPKAKVYLKKPQKSFFGVLTSGKLVFGIKLAEIIPKPFVERRARKKPFFHPSAMNAKLARCMVNLAQPKSGGFVLDPFCGTGSTVIEATLIGCRAVGIDVQPRMAKGALRNVRHFGLEPEGMIVADARKLPLARLDCIVTDPPYGKSATTLKSGTRAMVEGIFSSASALLAGGQRICIAAPKTLDIRRIGETYGFRHLESHFAYVHRSLTREVAVFEKR, encoded by the coding sequence GTGGCGAAACTTTTCTTTTTGGTCAGCGGTGAATTCGAATCTCTCTCTTTTTCCGAGCTCCAAGCAATTCTCCAAGCAGAAGGCTACGCCTATTCGGTTACGGATAAACTGGACCAAATTCTGAGGCTTACCGCGGACGGGGAATGTGTCGTTCAGGTGCATCGCAGAAGTGCTTACACGCGTGTGTGTGCAGAGGAGTTGTTTGTGTGTGACGCAAACGAGCCAGCCATCACAGAAGCAGTGGCATCAGCAAACTTTCAAAGTGTGCTTTGCGAGGGGGAAACGTTTGAGGTGCGCATCCGCCGAATCAAAGAATACGCCACCAAAGAAGCCACCATGCACCATGAACGCTTGCTGGGGAAACTCATCCTGCAAAACGCGCCCAAAGCCAAAGTGTACCTGAAAAAGCCGCAGAAAAGCTTCTTTGGCGTCCTCACCAGCGGTAAGCTGGTCTTTGGAATAAAACTTGCCGAAATCATCCCTAAACCGTTTGTGGAGCGCAGAGCCCGCAAGAAACCGTTTTTCCATCCTTCCGCCATGAACGCCAAACTGGCACGCTGTATGGTTAATCTTGCGCAGCCAAAAAGTGGCGGTTTCGTTTTGGACCCGTTTTGCGGCACTGGAAGCACTGTTATCGAAGCCACACTTATTGGGTGCAGGGCGGTTGGGATTGATGTGCAGCCGCGCATGGCAAAGGGTGCACTGCGGAATGTTAGGCATTTTGGCTTGGAGCCTGAGGGCATGATTGTGGCTGACGCACGAAAACTTCCGCTTGCCCGTTTGGACTGCATTGTCACTGACCCCCCTTATGGGAAATCCGCTACAACCCTGAAAAGCGGGACACGTGCTATGGTGGAAGGCATCTTCTCTTCTGCAAGCGCGCTGCTTGCGGGGGGGCAACGGATTTGTATTGCTGCACCTAAAACATTGGACATACGACGCATAGGTGAAACGTATGGCTTTAGGCATCTGGAGTCACATTTTGCTTATGTGCATCGGTCGTTAACTCGGGAAGTAGCTGTCTTCGAAAAAAGGTGA
- a CDS encoding signal peptidase I, with product MTARIKKALKDGNVQTVILIALVATAVGGFYLVEQAGYVAVVPSGSMCIPYGGLCDGWTHPFDRTLHVGDILLIQPINPQDLLTDYPNSDVIVYHNPQKPNELIVHRIAAPTQVDGELAFYTKGDGNGWNKWPDPISPSEYDPWSPVPQDMVVGKVILRVPWIGWVAIMMQSTGANNTIVIPLIVILIVLLIVSEFVFPLLKRNKQSQSELQTMKP from the coding sequence GTGACTGCCCGCATCAAAAAAGCCCTAAAAGACGGCAACGTTCAAACAGTTATACTCATAGCTTTGGTTGCTACGGCAGTAGGCGGCTTCTACTTAGTTGAGCAGGCAGGATATGTTGCCGTTGTTCCATCAGGAAGCATGTGCATCCCCTATGGCGGTCTCTGCGATGGCTGGACACACCCCTTTGACCGAACCCTCCATGTAGGCGACATACTTCTTATCCAACCAATAAATCCTCAAGACCTCCTTACGGACTACCCAAACAGCGATGTAATAGTGTATCATAATCCACAAAAACCCAATGAATTAATTGTTCACCGTATCGCGGCGCCAACTCAAGTTGATGGCGAATTGGCTTTTTACACCAAAGGTGACGGAAACGGCTGGAACAAGTGGCCTGACCCCATTTCGCCTTCCGAGTATGACCCTTGGAGTCCTGTTCCTCAAGACATGGTCGTTGGAAAAGTGATTCTGCGCGTACCTTGGATAGGTTGGGTAGCCATTATGATGCAGAGTACGGGCGCAAACAACACGATAGTTATCCCCTTAATTGTTATCCTCATCGTACTGCTGATAGTGAGTGAATTCGTGTTTCCTCTGCTTAAACGCAACAAGCAGAGTCAAAGTGAGTTGCAGACGATGAAGCCGTGA
- the pyrE gene encoding orotate phosphoribosyltransferase, with the protein MNTPEQKKIEIAKILTNSDALKFGLFKLTNGKVSPYYIDLRILPSFPDAFRDICDFYGETITKQVGVKKFDRISGVPIAGIPFASQVAYNLRKPFLYVRKGARLHGRERRVEGILVSGDRVLLLDDLLTTGLTLKAAADAVRAEGGVVTEAVVFLDREEGGQEMLEQNGIKLHAMLKITDVANTLYDLGALDEESLKTILKQVKKKKPAEKA; encoded by the coding sequence TTGAACACCCCTGAACAGAAAAAAATTGAAATCGCAAAAATCCTAACTAACAGTGACGCCCTAAAATTTGGGTTATTCAAGCTCACAAACGGAAAAGTCAGCCCCTACTACATTGACCTACGCATATTGCCCAGTTTCCCAGACGCCTTCAGAGACATCTGCGACTTCTATGGTGAAACCATAACTAAACAGGTCGGAGTGAAAAAATTCGACCGCATTTCAGGTGTTCCCATTGCAGGCATACCGTTTGCCTCACAAGTTGCTTACAACTTAAGGAAGCCGTTTTTATATGTCCGAAAAGGCGCTCGCCTGCACGGCAGAGAACGACGCGTAGAAGGAATTTTAGTATCAGGAGACCGGGTCTTACTCTTAGACGATTTACTGACAACTGGTTTGACACTGAAAGCGGCGGCTGACGCGGTGCGGGCTGAAGGCGGAGTGGTTACGGAGGCGGTAGTCTTTCTGGACAGGGAAGAAGGGGGACAAGAAATGTTAGAACAAAACGGCATCAAGCTTCATGCAATGCTCAAAATAACTGATGTTGCAAACACATTGTATGATTTAGGGGCATTAGACGAAGAAAGTCTAAAGACCATCCTGAAACAGGTAAAAAAGAAAAAGCCTGCTGAAAAGGCTTAG